From one Lycium ferocissimum isolate CSIRO_LF1 chromosome 7, AGI_CSIRO_Lferr_CH_V1, whole genome shotgun sequence genomic stretch:
- the LOC132061834 gene encoding uncharacterized protein LOC132061834, producing MESPEKDQEFIPASAFSFTFTPSVSPSPRRLSSCYSQPSQPVKAKRQLAWVSLQGRLVGAEEASSARNIGGGLKNTKEGVAWELFSPIHRILIVAVVAVAAAESKKNKQICRLKKSVKLRDQVLLGMQQKLDTLCEQVNYFKDQPETAADTNGYFLIEQHLNQSNNFYEKDMIKGEEMLKFEMAPAANEAEPEERRMSDLSDWAGSVTSSVDIQLNNSAVEQDFYNLRKECEEKEATINELSTFLQSSEAFGAKRIGELEDIIRRKNMIITKLKKDILTLEQKVVNLTRLRRPSFSSTKSKGVQLPPLTDNILYDMDSTTSPSSSDSDGSPRRVAQPLFYSQDINIYHSENTLRENQKQEHVESLPLLVKPTNRHPKSRPVSPLKEKSLNQTQDSVSRLKPKQVPSSISAESRRRRPPVAKSRDAVAQKRWL from the exons ATGGAATCACCCGAAAAAGATCAAGAATTTATACCCGCCTCCGCTTTCTCTTTCACTTTCACTCCATCAGTTTCGCCTTCTCCTAGGCGTCTTTCGAGCTGTTATTCACAGCCTAGCCAACCTGTTAAAGCGAAAAGGCAACTTGCGTGGGTGTCTCTTCAAGGAAGACTTGTCGGTGCAGAGGAAGCAAGTTCTGCTAGGAACATTGGTGGTGGTTTAAAGAACACTAAAGAAGGTGTTGCTTGGGAACTGTTTAGCCCCATTCATCGGATTCTTATTGTCGCTGTTGTGGCTGTTGCTGCTGCGGAGTCTAAGAAGAATAAGCAGATTTGTAGGCTCAAGAAATCTGTGAAACTTAGG GATCAAGTGCTCTTAGGCATGCAACAGAAGCTGGACACATTATGTGAACAGGTTAACTATTTCAAGGATCAGCCAGAGACAGCAGCAGATACAAATGGCTATTTTCTTATTGAGCAACACTTGAATCAGTCCAACAACTTTTACGAG AAGGATATGATCAAGGGAGAAGAGATGCTTAAATTTGAAATGGCTCCAGCAGCAAATGAAGCTGAACCAGAGGAACGGCGTATGTCTGATTTGTCGGATTGGGCTGGTAGTGTGACTTCCTCTGTAGACATTCAG CTGAACAATTCAGCAGTTGAACAAGATTTTTATAATCTCCGGAAGgaatgtgaagaaaaagaggCCACCATCAATGAGTTATCCACTTTTCTTCAATCATCAGAAGCTTTTGGTGCAAAG AGGATTGGAGAGCTGGAAGATATCATCCGCAGAAAGAATATGATTAtaacaaaactcaagaaagaTATTTTGACCTTAGAGCAGAAG GTCGTGAATCTAACAAGACTTAGAAGACCATCTTTCTCTTCAACAAAATCAAAGGGGGTGCAGCTTCCTCCGTTAACAGACAACATCCTTTATGATATGGACAGTACTACTAGCCCTTCATCTTCAGATTCAGATGGTTCCCCAAGGAGAGTAGCTCAACCTCTTTTTTATAGTCAAGACATCAACATTTATCACAGTGAGAATACTTTAAGGGAAAACCAGAAACAGGAGCATGTCGAAAGCTTACCTTTATTAGTGAAACCAACAAATAGACATCCAAAGTCACGACCAGTAAGCCCCTTGAAGGAGAAATCATTGAATCAGACACAGGATTCAGTCTCCAGATTGAAACCAAAGCAGGTACCATCATCTATTAGTGCAGAATCTAGGAGGAGGCGACCTCCTGTTGCTAAGTCGAGGGATGCAGTTGCACAAAAACGATGGCTTTA G